In a single window of the Acyrthosiphon pisum isolate AL4f chromosome X, pea_aphid_22Mar2018_4r6ur, whole genome shotgun sequence genome:
- the LOC103311879 gene encoding uncharacterized protein LOC103311879, with protein MYAKVETERLNFIRFNQSKLRSDEYIHLRDAIATEGDAANIGRLTILPTTHIGSPRHMHEYAQDAMTYVWNYRRPDFFITFTCNPKWPEITNQLPTGQTPSDRHDITARVFKQTIVVLMNYIVKQKVFGAIRCWMYLVEWQKRGLLHAHILLWLFDKVRPDHIDSIISAEIPDPETDPELHSVVTTNMIHGPCGAQNPGSPCMQNGNCTKRFPRQFVADTISGIDGYPLYRRRSPDDNGRSIIMKVKGKDVVVDNRWIVPYCPLLSKTFSTHCNVEYCNSIKSIKYVCKYVNKESDMAVFGIADPNANDEVMKFQLGRYVSCNEAIRRLFSFTIHERHPTVVHLAVHLENGQRVYFTEANAAQRAERPPVTTLTNFFSTCESDLFVRTLLYSEMPSYYTWNAASKNFQRKKKGDAVAGFADVYSSDALGRIYTVHPRQDE; from the coding sequence ATGTACGCCAAGGTCGAAACGGAGCGTCTCAATTTCATTCGCTTCAATCAGTCAAAGTTACGATCAGACGAGTACATCCACTTGCGTGATGCCATCGCTACCGAAGGAGATGCGGCCAACATTGGTCGTTTGACTATTCTCCCAACTACTCATATTGGAAGCCCGCGCCACATGCATGAATATGCTCAAGATGCGATGACGTACGTGTGGAATTACAGACGCCCTGATTTTTTCATCACGTTTACTTGCAATCCGAAATGGCCCGAAATTACAAATCAGTTGCCGACAGGACAAACACCAAGTGATCGACATGACATCACTGCACGAGTATTCAAACAAACGATTGTAGTACTCATGAATTACATCGTTAAGCAGAAGGTCTTTGGCGCAATCCGTTGTTGGATGTACTTGGTTGAATGGCAGAAGCGTGGTTTACTACATGCGCACATTCTGCTTTGGTTGTTTGACAAGGTCCGACCAGATCATATTGATTCGATCATTTCTGCCGAAATACCAGATCCAGAAACAGATCCTGAACTGCATTCTGTTGTGACAACGAACATGATACATGGCCCTTGCGGAGCTCAGAATCCTGGGTCACCGTGCATGCAAAACGGAAACTGCACAAAGCGTTTTCCGCGTCAGTTTGTGGCTGACACAATCAGTGGAATCGACGGATATCCATTGTATCGGCGTCGTTCTCCAGATGACAACGGCAGATCAATCATAATGAAAGTCAAAGGAAAAGATGTCGTCGTTGATAATCGCTGGATCGTTCCATATTGTCCACTTTTGTCGAAAACGTTCTCAACTCACTGCAATGTTGAGTATTGCAACTCCATAAAATCTATCAAATATGTTTGCAAATATGTGAACAAAGAGAGTGACATGGCTGTGTTTGGCATTGCTGATCCAAATGCAAACGATGAGGTGATGAAATTTCAACTTGGACGTTACGTGAGTTGTAATGAGGCAATTCGGCGGCTGTTTTCATTTACAATTCATGAACGTCACCCGACTGTCGTACATTTGGCAGTTCACTTAGAAAACGGCCAGCGTGTATACTTTACGGAAGCGAACGCAGCGCAAAGAGCAGAACGACCACCAGTGACAACattgacaaattttttttcgacatGCGAAAGCGATCTGTTCGTGAGGACTTTACTATATTCGGAAATGCCAAGCTATTATACATGGAATGCTGCATCAAAGAATTTTCAACGCAAGAAGAAAGGTGATGCTGTTGCTGGCTTTGCTGATGTCTATTCGTCTGATGCCCTCGGACGAATATACACAGTTCATCCACGCCAAGACGAATGA
- the LOC115033210 gene encoding uncharacterized protein LOC115033210, whose product MSVVFLFVFVFQLSTICEKQSLIFKIKILHIDFEIGAIEATKEVFPYVKIKTCRFHLGQAWWRKINGNTKLRMAYNDKNNDLQLWLKSFFGLSFIAPDDVEDAFVELISTCPNIADGQLFSDYVLETYVEPGCLFPPILWAETPSLNPRYIFTNKYKKNIV is encoded by the exons ATGTCGGTTGTGTTCCTGTTCGTCTTCGTGTTTCAGCTGTCAAC tatatgtGAAAAGCaatcactaatttttaaaattaaaatattacacattgaTTTTGAAATTGGTGCTATTGAAGCAACAAAAGAAGTTTTTCCGtatgtcaaaattaaaacttgcCGTTTTCACTTGGGACAAGCTTGGTGGCGCAAA aTTAATGGCAATACAAAACTAAGAATGGCATACaacgataaaaataacgatttacaaTTATGgcttaaatcattttttggaCTTTCTTTCATCGCTCCAGATGACGTAGAGGATGCTTTTGTAGAACTTATAAGTACGTGTCCAAATATTGCAGATGGACAACTATTTTCTGACTATGTTTTGGAGACGTATGTTGAACCTGGTTGTTTATTTCCACCTATTTTATGGGCTGAAACACCATCACTAAatcctaggtatatatttactaataagtataaaaaaaatattgtttaa
- the LOC103311881 gene encoding uncharacterized protein LOC103311881, whose translation MEDVTSLVFQHLIEEEERDEQIISLLFLKNSKRQKVHDMFISRREEGAFQNIISKHLIDDETKFHNYFRLTKYQFNFVLSAITKDVFKAPTTTVKFPITPKEKLAVTLRYLATGESYRSLAFNFRISHCEISNIVKEVLAICKNLMPVLLPPPTENDFKTRASEFWERLNFPNCVGAIDGKHVRVMCPDQTGSLYFNYKNYFSLVLLAIVDAKYKFLAIDVGSYGKEGDSGIFSKSVMGQRIYTEKFGLPSEDIQLPGSEKCLPYVIIGDEAFMLHKRIMKPFNRAQAKADYEKSVFNYPTCCLHNLIRDGYEGTNTQIVHQELTNMQTTMQPLARFGGYGNVEGFEVRDAFKCFFSGEGKVNWQNHVVSRT comes from the exons ATGGAAGACGTGACATCCTTggtttttcaacatttaattgaaGAAGAGGAACGCGATGAACAAATTATAAGTTTACTGTTCTTAAAAAACAGCAAAAGACAAAAAGTACATGATATGTTTATATCCAGACGTGAGGAAGGAGCGTTTCAAAACATTATTTCCAAACATCTGATTGATGATGAAACCAAATTTCATAACTATTTCAGATTAaccaaatatcaatttaattttgtgttatcTGCTATTACAAAGGATGTATTTAAAGCGCCTACAACCACGGTTAAATTTCCAATAACACCAAAGGAAAAACTAGCTGTAACATTAAG gtacTTGGCCACTGGCGAATCGTATAGATCATTGGCTTTCAATTTTCGAATTTCGCATTgcgaaatatcaaatattgttaaaGAAGTACTAGCTATATGTAAAAATCTTATGCCTGTTCTTTTACCACCACCAactgaaaatgattttaaaacacGAGCATCAGAATTTTGGGAGAGGTTGAATTTTCCAAACTGTGTTGGAGCCATAGACGGCAAACATGTACGTGTTATGTGTCCAGACCAAACGGGATCCCTCTACTTcaactacaaaaattatttttctcttgTGTTGTTAGCGATTGTTGACGCTAAGTATAAATTTTTAGCAATAGACGTCGGGTCTTATGGCAAAGAGGGTGACAGtggtattttttcaaaatctgtAATGGGACAACGGATCTATACAGAGAAATTTGGGTTACCTTCTGAGGATATTCAACTTCCTGGTTCTGAAAAATGTTTACCCTATGTTATAATTGGAGATGAGGCATTTATGTTACATAAGCGTATTATGAAACCTTTTAACAGAGCACAAGCTAAAGCCGATTACgaaaaaagtgtttttaattATC CCACATGTTGCTTGCATAATCTAATTCGCGATGGATACGAAGGAACAAATACACAAATCGTACATCAAGAATTAACCAACATGCAGACAACTATGCAACCACTGGCAAGATTTGGAGGATATGGAAACGTGGAAGGTTTTGAAGTACGAGATGCCTTTAAATGTTTCTTCAGCGGAGAAGGCAAAGTGAATTGGCAAAACCATGTAGTTTCAAGAACCTAa